ttatgaatgtcttttaataactcgaggcctaaatttaaacttcttttaattagggATCTCATATTATGGATTATCCATGGATTGGGTCTTAGTCTAATTTCCCCAATCGTATTTGTAGGTAACAATATGACTTCACACTTGCCCAACAGAATACATATAACAAACCCCACAAAAACGAAAATTATAGCATTCTGATGAGGTAAATGAAATACTCCATGAAATTAATACAGCAATATAGAAAGCTTAACAACATACACAATGAGGTTCACGCCACTGCATCATTGTGACTGGAATCAACTTACAGTAATAAACcagaaaacataatcaaaagtaTTATTATTGGTTGTGCTAATGTTTTAGAACTTTTGCCTTTGTCAGCTGGGGAAGGAATTTTTGGTTCAGCATTAGTGTTAGTGCTTGGGGGAGGAATTTTTGATGCGGGGTCAATATTGAATATCGATGTGGGCGTGCACGACAAGTTTGGATTACCAGTtgcactacaaaaaaaaaaatatacatacatactaaattaaaatttaaaagataaataaaatgcATCAAATTGAACCAAAAAACAAAGTGGAACTTACGTGAACTTCAAATTGACGTTATTTGATATTGACGAAGGTACCGTTCCCAAGAAGCTGTTATCGGCCAGATTTCTACAAGAATCCAATTGATGGTTACAAGAATTGATATTTACCATGGTTTATTCTGTATACAAAGAAGTTGCAAGAAAATTTTGAACTTACAGTACTGTGAGTTCTGGAAATGTGCCAAGAAATTCAGGAATATCTTCCGTCAAACTATTGTTGCGCAAATTTCTGCCAAATATatacaaataaaaatttagaaagtTTATATCAACATCAAGAAATTAATTTATCTTCATGTACTGTAAATATTTTTATGACTCACATGGTTTTGAGAGCATCCATGGCACTGAAGTCTGGTAAAGTGCCTGTTAATCCAAGGTCATTGAGATTCCTGTAAAACAACCATCATAAGGTTGTTAATCTTGGGATTCACCTTTGTTTTCCAACACCATATGTAGCGCACTCAATCAAGAACGAAACTTACAATGCTGTAATTCGAGGAGAATCCGTATCATTATTACAAGTAACCCAATCCCAAGTGTATGGTGAAGGTAAACAAGGATCACCACTCCAATCTTGTAGCTGACTGAAACTCTTCTTTAATAAACCCAATGCTTTCACTAATAAACAAAGAAAACTAATTAGGGAACTTGATCACGTATTAATCAATTAAGATGTGTATGAAATTTAGGGAGAGGATTACCATCGTTTGAATTGGTTCCTTGAGCTAATTTATCACCGACAGTGTACCCTTCAAGAGCATTGATTAGTGAAGGAAGAGTTGAATCATTTGTCCGGAAAAACGCTAGTGAAAAAAAAGAGTTGAAGGTAGACACGTTGGCAATGTGGAGCTCCAATGCGCCTCCGTAAGGTGGAATCAGAGGGTTCTCAGGGAAAAACAAACTATTATCTTGATTAGCGTTGACAACTAATTTAAATGATCGTTTCTGGGTAGAATTTAGTTTAATCGGTTCTGAAAAATACGCGTTGAAAAACAAAGGACCGGTAACATTTGTAGTGTCACTATAAGCTATGTCTTGGGATGAATTGAAAAGCAATAATGCTGTTCTTAGTACCGCTTCCGGAGGTTTATCTATAGTACTGCTGACGTTTATGGATGGCGAGTCACTTGTAATCCTCCTCAATGGACTAGGGTTACTTAGTGGTCCAATAGAGCTCCAAATCCAATCGAAACTATCTTCAGGGTACCTACATCATAAAAACAAGGTACTACACATTGTTAGTCTACTAGTAATCGAATTAATCAGTAGCCCTAGCAATTTGAATAGATGTGATGTAGGTACATACCCTACAATTTTGTTGGTACCAAAAGCATCCCTAAACTGGAAAAGTAATGGATATTCTGAAGGGATGTAACCATAAATATCTGAATTCAAACTTCTTATTTCGAGAGCAGATATAAAGGGGATGTTATCCAGGTGAGTTTGAGCAAGACATACGTTAATATTGTTAGTGTTGTTCAATGAAAATACCACCTCTCTATATAGGACTCAGTCATTTGTCGTTGTTATCTGTTCCCAATTGTTCCCATTGAATATAAGATTGAAAGTAGGTGGGCTTGATTTGTTATCGTAATTTCCGTAATAGAAATTAGCTCAAACGAGAAATCTAGTATTGTTTTCGGTTTTGCTATCCAAATCTATTGAATAACAATTCTTTTTCCGGGTTGGGAATGCTCTAAGAGTGTTCAAAGCAATAGAATCGAAACCAGGTATATCTGCTGGTATACTGACTTTATGAGCTTCTCCAGTTTGTATGTAAGGACCGTCCCCGACCCATACGATCGAATTGTTGTCAGTACGAGGTTTCACTGACGAAGAACCACAATCGATGCTTAAAAAAACTGTAATTGCAACAATAAAATATCAAAAATCAATGAGCAACGTAAGAATGATTTTGTAACGATATTACCCTTTTTTTTATCTACAAGAGATAAAAAATGATTACTTTTCGCAGATACCGGCATAAGTAGAAGAAAACATGAGAAATGTGCAAAGactagaagaagaagaggattaaGAAGTTGTGTATTCATGTTGTTAATCTTGTGAAGCAGATGAGTTAGAGAGGGAGCTTATataacattttcattttcattatttttgcattttgGTGGTCCTTGAAGTTCGACTCTTTCATTCCCAATGGCATATGCATTTATGAAGTGGTAGTGTTTCTTGAAATGATTGTGGGCAACCACGATGGAACATCACCGTTGCATAAACAATTACAAAGATGCAAATTTCAATGTTCTTGTGAAATGAAATTCTGGGATATTcgttgttttttggtttaaaatttgcGCACCACCAGACAACCGTTGACTTCGTAGCCTATCCGATTTTTCGTTGAATTGACTTTGGTAttattacacaaaattggtcaattaactcaATAAGTACGATTCctaggtgaaaaagacatgtaaaatttgatattctttaaatggacgagaatgtaaaaatagccaggatgtaaacaatttcatttTACCCATTTCCGatttcggaaaatgggttataTGACCACAATCCATAAAACGTGGGAGCAATGGACTTGTAAAATATAGGTCCGTGTGAAAAAGACATAATAAAAATTATTCATATATATCTTTAACTTTAAACTTTATTCTTTATCATgtaatttctctctcttatttattttctcacTCCAGTATAAAATTAATCACCAAAAATGTCTTAACTTCCAAAATATTAGTccaattttaataaaatttatagttTTGGAAAGGGCTCGAAAATCTCTACAAAACAAGATCCATTATTGATACAaaattcgaagaaaaaaaaatggacgCCGGACCGAATatacattatgcacccaggtgcaacgtGGCCAAAATTAATTTCctataaaaatatgcattatgcacctaGGTGCAACGTGTCCAAAACCTATTTTctataaaaatatgcattatgcacctaGGTGCACCTGGTTAATCTGGaaaaaatatgcattatgcactcgGGTGCATCTTGTGTACTTCGTGAATAAATCTAGATTTATCCATCTAGTCGCCTGCAATATATTATACATAACCAAAAACACAGGTTCATGATTTCAAGTAATAAATCCACCATGATTATCATCACATTCACAATCAGAAACATCAACCTGAAacaattacaagaaaaaaaaaacaactaaaaaaaattcaaaagaaatatACATTATGCATTCGGGTACAACCTgaccaaaatatatttttatgtcAAATTATGCATTATGCACTCGGATGCATTTTGTTTATTTCGTGGTTTTTCCTAGCATATTTAGGTGAACTCACTTTGAACTTTTCTCAAACACTTCAAGGGAGTAAAACTAGTGGTGTAGAAGTATCTTTTGACTGTCGTTTAATAGATCTTCTTCCCTACAAACTCTAATAGGATATACATTACACAATCCTTGACATATATAAACACTAAAATAACTCCTAACCCACCCATTCATCGACAATAACCAATGGCAACCACCATGGCTCCAAGCTATTTTCCGGGCAACACATCCAGTTTGTTTACTGATTTGGGGTCGAAATGAAGTTCAACTTAATTACTTAACAGAAATCACAAACATTGGGAGATCGATTACTAACAATTAACAATAGTGAATTGGGTGTCACTGCAGCATTACTATTAGGATTTTATATAACAACTCAATTAAGTAAAACActcatgaaaaaaaatcaaaagaagattTTGATGTCTTTACCCTCTTTATGATTAGCAAAACACTCATGTATTAAGTAAAATACATAACTGCGCTGAAGTGAGATCGACCTTATCTTCCATCGATCTCAATTTCTCCAAATGCCAACAAAGATTTACCCTCTTTAATCAAACTGATATTGATGCCACTGTTAATATTTAATGTTTCAAACCCTTAATTTAACACCATCAGATGTAAAGTCTCAATAATCCA
This is a stretch of genomic DNA from Papaver somniferum cultivar HN1 chromosome 1, ASM357369v1, whole genome shotgun sequence. It encodes these proteins:
- the LOC113271890 gene encoding probable LRR receptor-like serine/threonine-protein kinase At1g51810, whose amino-acid sequence is MGGAVAKRSYNPFIVSGHHGFTPDKRKTETRNLGANEKNKNSVSTGDKDGKWEVSASIKSPAKIVNGAMSSDTSTSVSTTNTFRFLSAQDKYRTTLEDCEDGSEFFDVLDKYGHYQSYENKAGKKIHRELSKLKWNGYPEDSFDWIWSSIGPLSNPSPLRRITSDSPSINVSSTIDKPPEAVLRTALLLFNSSQDIAYSDTTNVTGPLFFNAYFSEPIKLNSTQKRSFKLVVNANQDNSLFFPENPLIPPYGGALELHIANVSTFNSFFSLAFFRTNDSTLPSLINALEGYTVGDKLAQGTNSNDVKALGLLKKSFSQLQDWSGDPCLPSPYTWDWVTCNNDTDSPRITALNLNDLGLTGTLPDFSAMDALKTINLRNNSLTEDIPEFLGTFPELTVLNLADNSFLGTVPSSISNNVNLKFTATGNPNLSCTPTSIFNIDPASKIPPPSTNTNAEPKIPSPADKGKSSKTLAQPIIILLIMFSGLLL